From Leishmania major strain Friedlin complete genome, chromosome 8:
CAGGAGAAGCGCCCATGCGCGCATAAAAAGGTACTCACTCTCGCATACTGGCTAGGCCGAGTGCTGGGAGGCACCACCGGCATCcgtctgcgcgcggtgcgcggcacaggcggtgcggcatgcGCCCGCATGCCCTCAGGCCTCCTGTTGCTCTGATTGCCCGCGCGCCTggagcgctggtggcggcggcgcacatttgatggtgccgccccctcccccctcccctttgcCAGTGCGGTCACCGGGCCTACGGCACGGCGCGGTTGCCAAGGTGATGGGCACTGGCGAAGGGGGGGCTCTGCGTGGCACCTGAGGGCATTGCGGCGCGGgggccgccgaggacgctgcaccacagcgcgaGGCTGCTGGAGCGTGTGAGCTGACTGCGCccctgcgcgcacgacccacgcgacgtcgaggccgtggcgctcatcgcgcttagccgctgctggctggcggagcggatgTGACTGCTGGAAGATGCGGACCTCTCGCCGGTCGTGTTTGTGTggaaggcggagcgggtgaaggaggggaggcttCGCCGTGCCCTGGCCAAGCACAAGGGCACCATGAGCTGCGTTGCGCGCGCTtgtggtgtgtgctgcgTCCGGACGACGAGCCTCTGCAcccaacggcggcagcagccgcggccatGAACCACGGACCGCCACCGAGACCCTCTCCAAGGCCGCGCGGTGATCCGaggacgtgtgtgtgtgctcgcgaCGGCCGGCGGGGTGCCCTCGCCGTGAAGCgcaaggacgaggaggaggcggtggcgcgcggtGTGCTTGTGCAGGTGGTGCCGTCGCATCCCCGCATCGTCGCCTTCAGCGGTAGCGCTGGCGTGTATGCAACCGTTGCCTGTGCCATCTCGCCATGGAGGGGGCCCACTGCGTCGGTCAGCATGGCGACCGctgggctgcggcgcctcgaCTTGTGCATGATTGCCGTGTTCAGCCGCGAGCAGGTGTTcgcccacacgcagcacaccaTCGACGCTGCTAGTCTCCACCACTTGGTCGGCATCTCACGGCAACGTGAGCGAATGGGAAGCTGTTGGAGgcaacgcggcagcggcaggggacGTGTGCCGGCCGGCCGCAGCTTCGCTCCGCTCCGCTGCACCTTGccccggtgctgctggcggtggacGCGCGGTGAGATGAGGAGGTGATGGGGaagggcgggtggtggctctgtgcgagcgcgtgaGTGTCGGGGTGGATGGGAGTGTGCACTGATGGAGGGGCACCCTCACGTGCTGCGACTGGCAcccccgtcctcctcgccccatcgcgcgcacacggggtcgctgctgctcacatCCCCTGCTCTCTGGCGATCGTCCTCAttgtggtggtgcagggctgctgcggtgcggtgtctgtgtgtttttcGTCGGTCTGCACCcggcgtgtctctctctctctctctgtggtcCTGCAATGAGCGGGAtgagcggtgacggcgcggcgccggtggtggcggcggtgctgcctgTGAGGgccgcgacgatggcggtgtgtttgtgtgctgctgtctcctCCCACGGTGCTGTGATCGATGTGTCTTCTGCTGTCTGGGCctacggggggggggggggggtgctggtgtgtggctgcggcggtgcgggatgggccgtgctgcatcccggccgcacacacgccgaggccgccccgcctcccctgCACACGCGTCTCGATGggcgtcgcgcaggcgctcctaGGACAACGCCGAGCAGAGAAAACCGCAGCAAGCAGCTCCGGGCGGTAAGCTCTGCGACTGCGCGGGTCTTtgcgctctcttcccctcgtcctcgccgtgcgcagcgccgtttCTCCACAAGCGCGGCCAAacgaaggaggcggggccGAGAAACACAGAGGGGGACGATGCGGGTGCGAGGACTGTGTGCGGCGCGAGGGGTGAGGAGTGTGGGAGGGTAGGGAGGGGCTGCccggggggaagggggggcggcaggcagtgccctctgccctctccgctTGGTCGCCGCCCctcgcgcctctgcctctctccctcgctgccgttgcggcgcgccgcacatcCACCGGCCTCCCGTCCTGATCCTTCtcgcttgtgtgcatgtcaTCAAGCGACCCGCCTGCTCCCGCTGTGCACGCCTCGCAGTCGCACTTGCCTGTCCCCTCAccactgcctccctccctcaccccgatctctctttctcctcgcctcctttCACTCTTACTCGCGTGGCCCAtccgcccaccccctctcacaacacacgcgcgcaaccaAACGAACGCCGACaacgcgcgcctgcacgtgcAACGGCAACACGTGTACGTCTGCATATCTGCATGTACTGCCAAGGCTCTGCCTTGCTCTCTTCGGCTTGCACCCCCGCGTTCTCCTCGTCAGCGTCTTTGCGCGATCTCGACTCCCCTGCCGTCTGccctcgtgtgcgcctccgctgtgcccctctccgctctccgTTGTGAGGTTTCGAAAATGGCGTGCAAGCTCGGCGTCGCTATCTACGTGGTCCTCCAGCTCATCGCGTTCGTCGCTGTGATGGTCGGTACGGGGGTCGACATGTTTTACAACAAGCCGGAGCACAGCTCTGGCGCCAGGGTATGCATAACCCTATGGGGTGCAAAGACTGATTGTCGAAAGCCCAAAATAACCAACCCCTCGAGCGTTCGGTGGGCGCTCTGCCCTATCCGCCTCAACAACTTCCGGCTTTGCCAGGTGTTCGCTATCATCTCCATCCTCGTGTACGGCGCGGCGTTCCTCTTCGGCTTCCTTTTGCTGTACTGCTGCTCTGGCTTCCGCTGGCTCtgcctggcgctgaacatcgtgggcgctgccaccgcttgCGTTGTCTGGGCGGTCATGGTGGTCACCTACAGACTCCCAGAACCAAAGTGCCTCGAGCTGAGTGATGGCTACAATTTCGGCGTCGGTTTCAGTCTCTTCGTGTTTGCCTGGATCCTCGATATCGTCGACATCATCTTCCTGATGCTCCCGTGGCAAATCGAGGAGTTCGTTGAGGGTGAGGAACCGAgtgagaaggaggaggaggagcagagtGAAAACTCGAAGGAATACATAGAGCAAGAATAGGAGGAAGGGAGCCgcaggaagcggagggcGGAGTTGCTagccgcgcggcagctccaccggGACGTCCTTGTGGAGGGGCCGGCGGTGCTAATGCCGTCGGGAAAGacggagggggcggaggctgcggacGCTCGCTTCCGCCTTTCGCCGGcatctctcccgctctcgctcgctgccctcacgtgcgtgcgtgtgcgcttcctccctcgAGTTTTGTATCGGACGCGCTCTCGAGTGCCGGTGTGGCGTGAGCGAGCGCTTGCGGACGTGTTCGCGGTTTCTCCCTcgcctgctctctcttctcttgcgtgtgtcCTTTGTTGAGTtttccgccctcctcctcctcccctcccccctgagCCGTCGCCCTCGTTGCCTTCTCCAAATCGCCTTCCCCTCACGCtcggccgtcgccggccAGAGCATCAACGATGGAAAGCGAAGGTGCATGGCTGCAAGGGCAAGGGAAGGCAGACGCACAGaatgggggcggggagggccTGACGCGCTGGAAAGAAGGACGAGGAACGCGACGCCACACCGCGTCGGTTACCAGCCTCCGTCTTTcgtgtgcttctctcccgcgccccctcttcccctcacgcacaccgcATGGACTCCTCAAacggagaggtggagggaggggggacgagGTGCCAcaggtgtggtggtggcgggggcaGGAACCAAGGAGGCTCATGTGTAGACGCAGCGGGAAGGCAGGAGAACGGCGTCTGTGTGCCcggaggcgatggcagcgCTGGCTCCTGCTCTTTCCTTGCGCCCCATGCACGGcctacgtgtgtgcgcgcacacccacgcgcgcgcaggtgcgtaGGAGGGCACCCCCTCTGCCGCGTaagcgcgtgcggcgtcgAGCGAGGcagtggggagagggaaggtgagGCTGGCGAGGTGGCGGGCGGGAGGCTCTCCATGACGCACGAAAGGCGGCCTCACGTCCGACATGGgcgtgtggcgtgtgtggtgaCGCCCACGCCCTCTGCGCTTCTCTCGGGCCCTCTTCGCGTTTGTGCCCTCCGCtcttttccgtctctctctctctctctgtctcctcatggacccgctcctccccgccatccgccactgtcgcgcacgggatgtgcgtgtgtgcaggtgcatgCGCCCTTGTGaccgtcctcccccttcttcagcgaatgccccctccccgccaccacgacaGGGACGCCGTCGGGCACACTCtctgtcccctccccctcccccctctgctgtcgttgtttcctcttctcgttatcttgcgcgcacccgccgctccgcgttcgcctttctctctgtcctccGCAGTCCACCGACGCTTGGGGctcgcctgcctgcctgtgtgccgcgtgtgcgcctccctgccgtcgccttatgcgcaccgctgtcctcctcttgcgcctctccccgtgtgtgggcgccagaggctggcggaggcggcgaagaaaACGGCCACGACAGCACAGCGGAACCGGGGGACGGGGTgcgcgcaacggcggccCACAAAggacagaggaggggaacGACAGAAGCGGAGCGAATCGATGCCAAGCGGAAAGAGCGGACACgacggcagagaggcagcgctTGTACTTCGACTCGAGtccgtgtctgcgtgtgtgtgcctgtatCTGTGTGTTTTCGTGTGTCTTTATTATGTCTTCGCCTCTCTTGggtcgcttcttctttttcttttctctgcttcgatgccccaccaccccatcGGATCCTCCAGACTCCCATGTAAAGAGTCTTCGCCCCTTATTACgggatgcggtggcgtggtGCGACTCGTGGAGACGCGTggcatgcaggcagagcACAGGGTCTCAAAAGGccctgacctgcggctgcccaACACCCTCCCCGATATCGCCCGGCATTCgccgaggccaccgcctGTTACCCACACGACTGAcgtcgccgcttccgccctcgagcaggaccctggacgcggcccgcctGGACCGAGGCATGCCGTCCGCCCGGGTCCGTGTGGCGCcctccgcgcagcacgcacccgaggaggagacgagcaAGGGCAAGATAAACCGGTCAGACGCATGGTCCCCCGGTCGAACGGCAGGCAGTGCGTCCTTGGTGGCCAGGATGTAGCCGTGGTGCAACAGACGCGTGCGAGCTGTGGTTGAATGCGTATATTATCCGACATGTCCGCCCGCGATGGCAGCGAGGCGTAGAGAGGTgccccgctgccaccacgggCGGACACGCAAAGCGTCAATAAcacacaacagcaaaaccagaaaagggggagctacgcgcacgcaggcgtcCTCGATTTCGTTCGCACCTCCGACGGCTCCGCATGCTGACTCTGCCTGGGAGGccacggcgtgtgtgcgtgcatccccccccccctccctccctccctcccttttttctttttccctcgccttctcttttGTTCTGTGCAATGCCTTGCTCGAGAGTTTTCTGGTCATTTCTTTCTCGCGTTCTCGCCTCCGTGTCTTCAACTCGCCGAAGTCTTTGCTGCggtcagcggcgcggctgtgctatgcgcgtgtgcgcctctctgccggCACGCGTGTCTTCATGTGTGcatacgcgtgtgtgcgcgtgtgcctcctggcggcgcagcctccttgtgcacccactcctcttcatctgcacctctcttctctgctgcaccttcgcgcTTGCCTCATGGGTGCCTCTTGGCGAAGCACAATGATgagcggcaacgcagcggtGAACGCCAatacgcacacgtacaccaaCAGGAGAAGCGCCCATGCGCGCATAAAAAGGTACTCACTCTCGCATACTGGCTAGGCCGAGTGCTGGGAGGCACCACCGGCATCcgtctgcgcgcggtgcgcggcacaggcggtgcggcatgcGCCCGCATGCCCTCAGGCCTCCTGTTGCTCTGATTGCCCGCGCGCCTggagcgctggtggcggcggcgcacatttgatggtgccgccccctcccccctcccctttgcCAGTGCGGTCACCGGGCCTACGGCACGGCGCGGTTGCCAAGGTGATGGGCACTGGCGAAGGGGGGGCTCTGCGTGGCACCTGAGGGCATTGCGGCGCGGgggccgccgaggacgctgcaccacagcgcgaGGCTGCTGGAGCGTGTGAGCTGACTGCGCccctgcgcgcacgacccacgcgacgtcgaggccgtggcgctcatcgcgcttagccgctgctggctggcggagcggatgTGACTGCTGGAAGATGCGGACCTCTCGCCGGTCGTGTTTGTGTggaaggcggagcgggtgaaggaggggaggcttCGCCGTGCCCTGGCCAAGCACAAGGGCACCATGAGCTGCGTTGCGCGCGCTtgtggtgtgtgctgcgTCCGGACGACGAGCCTCTGCacccaccggcggcagcagccgcggccatGAACCACGGACCGCCACCGAGACCCTCTCCAAGGCCGCGCGGTGATCCGaggacgtgtgtgtgtgctcgcgaCGGCCGGCGGGGTGCCCTCGCCGTGAAGCgcaaggacgaggaggaggcggtggcgcgcggtGTGCTTGTGCAGGTGGTGCCGTCGCATCCCCGCATCGTCGCCTTCAGCGGTAGCGCTGGCGTGTATGCAACCGTTGCCTGTGCCATCTCGCCATGGAGGGGGCCCACTGCGTCGGTCAGCATGGCGACCGctgggctgcggcgcctcgaCTTGTGCATGATTGCCGTGTTCAGCCGCGAGCAGGTGTTcgcccacacgcagcacaccaTCGACGCTGCTAGTCTCCACCACTTGGTCGGCATCTCACGGCAACGTGAGCGAATGGGAAGCTGTTGGAGgcaacgcggcagcggcaggggacGTGTGCCGGCCGGCCGCAGCTTCgctccgctccgctgcgccttgccccggtgctgctggcggtggacGCGCGGTGAGATGAGGAGGTGATGGGGaagggcgggtggtggctctgtgcgagcgcgtgaGTGTCGGGGTGGATGGGAGTGTGCACTGATGGAGGGGCACCCTCACGTGCTGCGACTGGCAcccccgtcctcctcgccccatcgcgcgcacacggggtcgctgctgctcacatCCCCTGCTCTCTGGCGATCGTCCTCAttgtggtggtgcagggctgctgcggtgcggtgtctgtgtgtttttcGTCGGTCTGCACCcggcgtgtctctctctctctgtggtcCTGCAATGAGCGGGAtgagcggtgacggcgcggcgccggtggtggcggcggtgctgcctgTGAGGgccgcgacgatggcggtgtgtttgtgtgctgctgtctcctCCCACGGTGCTGTGATCGATGTGTCTTCTGCTGTCTGGGCctacggggggggggggggggtgctggtgtgtggctgcggcggtgcgggatgggccgtgctgcatcccggccgcacacacgccgaggccgccccgcctcccctgcacacgcgtctccatgggcgtcgcgcaggcgctcctaGGACAACGCCGAGCAGAGAAAACCGCAGCAAGCAGCTCCGGGCGGTAAGCTCTGCGACTGCGCGGGTCTTtgcgctctcttcccctcgtcctcgccgtgcgcagcgccgtttCTCCACAAGCGCGGCCAAacgaag
This genomic window contains:
- a CDS encoding amastin-like protein, with the translated sequence MACKLGVAIYVVLQLIAFVAVMVGTGVDMFYNKPEHSSGARVCITLWGAKTDCRKPKITNPSSVRWALCPIRLNNFRLCQVFAIISILVYGAAFLFGFLLLYCCSGFRWLCLALNIVGAATACVVWAVMVVTYRLPEPKCLELSDGYNFGVGFSLFVFAWILDIVDIIFLMLPWQIEEFVEGEEPSEKEEEEQSENSKEYIEQE